In a genomic window of Procambarus clarkii isolate CNS0578487 chromosome 10, FALCON_Pclarkii_2.0, whole genome shotgun sequence:
- the LOC138363294 gene encoding mucin-2-like encodes MTPTSTPTRHPRPHPHDTHVHTHTTPTSTPTRHPRPQPHDTHVHNHTTPTSTTTRHPRPQPHDTHVHNHTTPTSTTTRHPRPQPHDTHVHNHTTPTSTTTRHPRPQPHDTHVHNHTTPTSTTTRHPRPQPHDTHVHNHTTPTSTTTRHPRPQPHDTHVHNHTTPTSTTTRHPRPQPHDTHVHNHTTPTSTTTRHPRPQPHDTHVHNHTTPTSTTTRHPRPQPHDTHVHNHTTPTSTTTRHPRPQPHDTHVHNHTTPTTTTTRHPRPQPHDTHVHNHTTPTSTPTRHPPPHPHDTHLHTHTTPTSTTTRHPRPQPHDTHVHTHTTPTSTNTRHPRPHPHDTHTTPTSTPTRHPRPHPHDTHVHTHTTPTSTPTRHPRPHPHDTHVHTHTTPTSTPTRHPPPHPHDTHLHTHTTPTSTPTRHPRSHPHDTHLHTHTTPTSTPMPTPTPTPKPGYTILLPGFETGTLITMKYAPRLLLVVREVGEGEKVRGRQGDVREARDDGVWNVKSFLVGKMRDIGGENEMDPTNENKRGSVV; translated from the coding sequence ATGACACCCACGTCCACACCCACACGACACCCACGTCCACACCCACACGACACCCACGTCCACACCCACACGACACCCACGTCCACACCCACACGACACCCACGTCCACAACCACACGACACCCACGTCCACAACCACACGACACCCACGTCCACAACCACACGACACCCACGTCCACAACCACACGACACCCACGTCCACAACCACACGACACCCACGTCCACAACCACACGACACCCACGTCCACAACCACACGACACCCACGTCCACAACCACACGACACCCACGTCCACAACCACACGACACCCACGTCCACAACCACACGACACCCACGTCCACAACCACACGACACCCACGTCCACAACCACACGACACCCACGTCCACAACCACACGACACCCACGTCCACAACCACACGACACCCACGTCCACAACCACACGACACCCACGTCCACAACCACACGACACCCACGTCCACAACCACACGACACCCACGTCCACAACCACACGACACCCACGTCCACAACCACACGACACCCACGTCCACAACCACACGACACCCACGTCCACAACCACACGACACCCACGTCCACAACCACACGACACCCACGTCCACAACCACACGACACCCACGTCCACAACCACACGACACCCACGTCCACAACCACACGACACCCACGTCCACAACCACACGACACCCACGTCCACAACCACACGACACCCACGTCCACAACCACACGACACCCACGTCCACAACCACACGACACCCACGACCACAACCACACGACACCCACGTCCACAACCACACGACACCCACGTCCACAACCACACGACAcccacctccacacccacacgacacccacctccacacccacacgacacccacctccacacccacacgacacccacctccacaaccacacgaCACCCACGTCCACAACCACACGACACCCACGTCCACACCCACACGACACCCACGTCCACAAACACACGACACCCACGTCCACACCCACACGACACCCACACGACACCCACGTCCACACCCACACGACACCCACGTCCACACCCACACGACACCCACGTCCACACCCACACGACACCCACGTCCACACCCACACGACACCCACGTCCACACCCACACGACACCCACGTCCACACCCACACGACACCCACGTCCACACCCACACGACAcccacctccacacccacacgacacccacctccacacccacacgacacccacctccacacccacacgaCACCCACGTTCACACCCACACGACAcccacctccacacccacacgacacccacatccacacccatgccaacaccaacacccacacccaagcCTGGATATACTATACTGCTCCCCGGCTTTGAGACAGGCACATTGATAACCATGAAATATGCTCCAAGGCTAttgttggtggtgagggaagtgggtgagggggagaaggtgaGGGGGCGACAGGGTGATGTAAGGGAGGCCAGGGACGATGGTGTGTGGAACGTGAAAAGCTTTCTTGTTGGAAAAATGAGGGATATTGGTGGGGAAAATGAGATGGATCCAACTAATGAGAACAAGAGAGGGTCGGTGGTGTGA